One window from the genome of Acidimicrobiales bacterium encodes:
- a CDS encoding DNRLRE domain-containing protein, whose protein sequence is MRIIVPLVAALALLGLPAAPPAAAQTPPTGRSVDLKVLVVSVGDRASDPGLDLMARTMDQVGVPYDVLDASTTPLTDAYLRTGDRGHYNGIVLTQADLYTPNGSGFTLEEWQRLHTYERDFRVRESVVAGFPATDPGHDLDYGMAGAGAQAAGVGRWVSPAGTGRLFAYVNTANTLTIPEFGFWGAPQVGQPGRPTVTPLLVDDGVPDHVYVSKLDYADGREVLLSTVGNAWFRLHSNVLAYQFLDFATSGVFLGGRFVSLSTHTDDMFLADDLWDPVANQTNPATSYRITPADLDNVVAQQAAFRAEHPLAAGWQVELPYNGIGAKGWTPNPRVVRNAADDAMLVSGSLWSYGRATSLTVSRSGNSERRAIVRAADVSAPPAPPADRVDRVLLRLVVSNALAQPLAVQVCPLTQTWTEGNGNGGLLDLGPPTWSSRASFTSWATSGGSVDASACLTRQLTGPGVNELDITPIWQAWASGARPNHGVLIRATANGTATFASAENGTAANRPTLQFETSSKPEPLTAKVLEVKDQFGWINHTYAALQMDRLCPDPDEPQPAECPVTDYATAHDDIARNRVTWTELGLPGYQEGLPYLLSDSHAGLHDRRGTEEDPSDDVPFPQGANPNFMQAAQDLGVRYIAADSSRPNQDREQRVPGFDLVVLPRYPTNVYVNATTPAEDLDEYNWLYYERHVAAGNDPCTIPGAICSPKTYDQLLAAEADTTVSHMLSGKEWPHYFHQSNLRNYGGGRTLQTDWMDAVMTRYEQLFTLPVRTPQAHELGPAALDRIVAREQAVRGWLDIDTQIVTLVANGTARPLVTGVTGGTPYGGQSIAKVTVDPTPRTFAVDPSSAG, encoded by the coding sequence GTGAGAATCATCGTTCCCCTCGTCGCCGCGCTCGCCCTGCTGGGCCTGCCGGCCGCGCCGCCCGCTGCGGCGCAGACCCCGCCGACCGGGCGCTCCGTCGATCTCAAGGTGCTGGTGGTGTCGGTGGGCGATCGCGCCAGCGACCCCGGCCTCGACCTGATGGCCCGCACGATGGACCAGGTCGGCGTGCCCTACGACGTGCTCGACGCGTCGACCACGCCGCTGACCGACGCCTACCTCCGCACCGGCGACCGGGGCCACTACAACGGCATCGTCCTCACCCAGGCCGACCTCTACACGCCGAACGGCAGCGGGTTCACCCTCGAGGAGTGGCAGCGCCTGCACACCTACGAGCGCGACTTCCGGGTGCGCGAGTCGGTCGTCGCCGGGTTCCCCGCCACCGATCCGGGCCACGACCTCGACTACGGCATGGCGGGCGCCGGGGCCCAGGCCGCCGGGGTCGGACGGTGGGTGTCGCCGGCCGGCACCGGTCGACTGTTCGCCTACGTGAACACCGCCAACACGCTGACCATCCCCGAGTTCGGGTTCTGGGGTGCGCCCCAGGTGGGCCAGCCGGGGCGGCCCACGGTCACGCCGCTGCTGGTCGACGACGGCGTCCCCGACCACGTGTACGTGTCGAAGCTCGACTACGCCGACGGTCGCGAGGTGCTGCTGTCGACGGTCGGCAACGCCTGGTTCCGGCTGCACAGCAACGTGCTCGCCTACCAGTTCCTCGACTTCGCCACGAGCGGCGTGTTCCTCGGCGGCCGCTTCGTGTCGCTGTCGACCCACACCGACGACATGTTCCTCGCCGACGACCTGTGGGACCCGGTCGCCAACCAGACCAACCCGGCCACCAGCTACCGGATCACCCCCGCGGACCTCGACAACGTGGTCGCCCAGCAGGCGGCCTTCCGGGCCGAGCACCCGCTGGCCGCCGGCTGGCAGGTCGAGCTCCCCTACAACGGCATCGGTGCCAAGGGCTGGACGCCCAACCCCCGGGTGGTCCGCAACGCGGCCGACGACGCCATGCTCGTGTCGGGCTCCCTGTGGAGCTACGGGCGGGCCACCAGCCTGACCGTGTCCCGCAGCGGCAACAGCGAGCGCCGGGCGATCGTGCGGGCCGCCGACGTGTCGGCGCCGCCCGCGCCGCCCGCCGACCGGGTCGACCGCGTCCTCCTGCGGTTGGTGGTGAGCAACGCCCTGGCCCAGCCGCTGGCCGTGCAGGTGTGCCCGCTCACCCAGACCTGGACCGAGGGCAACGGCAACGGCGGCCTGCTCGACCTGGGCCCGCCCACCTGGAGCTCCCGGGCCTCGTTCACCTCGTGGGCCACGTCCGGCGGCAGCGTCGACGCCTCGGCGTGCCTGACCCGCCAGCTCACCGGCCCCGGCGTCAACGAGCTCGACATCACCCCGATCTGGCAGGCGTGGGCGTCCGGCGCCCGCCCCAACCACGGCGTGCTCATCCGGGCGACCGCCAACGGCACGGCCACCTTCGCCAGCGCCGAGAACGGCACGGCCGCCAACCGGCCCACGCTCCAGTTCGAGACGTCGTCGAAGCCCGAGCCGCTGACCGCCAAGGTCCTCGAGGTGAAGGACCAGTTCGGCTGGATCAACCACACCTACGCCGCGCTGCAGATGGACCGGCTCTGCCCCGACCCCGACGAGCCGCAGCCGGCCGAGTGCCCGGTCACCGACTACGCCACGGCCCACGACGACATCGCCCGCAACCGGGTGACGTGGACCGAGCTGGGCCTGCCCGGCTACCAGGAGGGCCTGCCCTACCTGCTCAGCGACTCGCACGCCGGGCTGCACGACCGGCGTGGCACCGAGGAGGACCCGTCCGACGACGTGCCCTTCCCGCAGGGCGCCAACCCGAACTTCATGCAGGCGGCCCAGGACCTGGGCGTGAGGTACATCGCCGCCGACTCGTCCCGGCCCAACCAGGACCGTGAGCAGCGGGTCCCCGGGTTCGACCTGGTCGTGCTGCCCCGGTACCCCACGAACGTCTACGTCAACGCCACCACCCCGGCCGAGGACCTCGACGAGTACAACTGGCTCTACTACGAGCGCCACGTGGCGGCGGGCAACGACCCCTGCACCATCCCCGGTGCGATCTGCTCGCCCAAGACCTACGACCAGCTGCTGGCCGCCGAGGCCGACACCACGGTGAGCCACATGCTGTCCGGCAAGGAGTGGCCGCACTACTTCCACCAGTCGAACCTGCGGAACTACGGCGGCGGCCGCACCCTGCAGACCGACTGGATGGACGCGGTCATGACCCGCTACGAGCAGCTGTTCACGCTGCCGGTGCGCACGCCGCAGGCCCACGAGCTCGGTCCTGCGGCGCTCGACCGGATCGTCGCCCGCGAGCAGGCCGTGCGCGGCTGGCTCGACATCGACACACAGATCGTGACGCTGGTGGCCAACGGAACCGCCCGCCCGTTGGTCACCGGCGTCACGGGTGGCACGCCGTACGGCGGTCAGTCGATCGCCAAGGTCACGGTGGACCCGACGCCCCGCACCTTCGCAGTCGATCCGTCGAGTGCCGGCTGA
- a CDS encoding endo alpha-1,4 polygalactosaminidase, giving the protein MPARLAWWGGLATLALAASTAACSGDDEEAEPVERTTPTPAVHPPTPPTEGTWWRPTKGLSWQWQLDGEAIDQSVDAEVFDVDLWATPNATIQALHDQGRKVICYLSAGSWEPYRPDAGDFPAEVKGGAVEGWPDERWLDIRRLDVLEPLMAARFDLCRDKGYDAVEPDWMDSFQQDTGFDISADEQLRYNRLLAGMAHERGLAIGLKNDLDQVAELAGLFDFSVVEQCAEFDECHKLQPFLDLDKPVFHAEYDLETDEFCAESRRLGLSSIRKRLELDPWRETCD; this is encoded by the coding sequence ATGCCGGCACGACTCGCGTGGTGGGGCGGGCTGGCCACGCTGGCGCTGGCCGCGTCGACGGCGGCGTGCTCGGGTGACGACGAGGAGGCAGAACCTGTGGAGAGGACGACACCCACCCCGGCGGTCCACCCGCCGACCCCACCCACGGAGGGCACCTGGTGGCGCCCGACGAAGGGCCTCTCGTGGCAGTGGCAGCTCGACGGCGAGGCGATCGACCAGTCGGTCGACGCCGAGGTGTTCGACGTCGACCTGTGGGCCACGCCGAACGCCACCATCCAGGCCCTCCACGACCAGGGCCGGAAGGTGATCTGCTACCTCTCGGCCGGCTCATGGGAGCCCTACCGCCCCGACGCCGGCGACTTCCCCGCCGAGGTGAAGGGCGGCGCCGTGGAGGGCTGGCCCGACGAGCGCTGGCTCGACATCCGCCGGCTCGACGTGCTCGAACCGCTGATGGCCGCCCGCTTCGACCTGTGCCGCGACAAGGGCTACGACGCCGTCGAGCCCGACTGGATGGACAGCTTCCAGCAGGACACCGGGTTCGACATCAGCGCCGACGAGCAGCTCCGCTACAACCGGTTGCTGGCCGGCATGGCCCACGAGCGGGGCCTGGCCATCGGACTGAAGAACGACCTCGACCAGGTCGCCGAGCTGGCCGGGCTGTTCGACTTCTCGGTGGTCGAGCAGTGCGCCGAGTTCGACGAGTGCCACAAGCTGCAGCCCTTCCTCGACCTCGACAAGCCCGTGTTCCACGCCGAGTACGACCTCGAGACCGACGAGTTCTGCGCCGAGTCGCGTCGTCTCGGGCTGAGCTCGATCCGCAAGCGGCTGGAGCTCGACCCCTGGCGGGAGACCTGCGACTGA
- the pelF gene encoding GT4 family glycosyltransferase PelF, with protein MSMTFPSVLEPEPAVAPPLRLVRQENVGRPDVVLVTEGTYPHAHGGVSVWCDQLVKGLPEQAFRLVALTAFGYQRPVWDLPTHAEDLVTVGLWDRRRRRVRSSTAAPLARELAALLAAPADDVARFGRFVDDVAGLDGAEVMRQLAFGPLATALDQELDRPRGHAEAMRGARASDLVQVAGMLEHLLRPLGIDPGPAPVYHASSNGLAALVCLVAQRRHGARFLLTEHGIYLRERYLELRRLPMARPAKALLVRFHRLVSALAYADADTVAPGSEWNRRWETRHGAPSSRVRRVYNGIDPREFAGRDVEPAEPVVAWLGRIDPIKDLETLIEAFAVVNKVRPDARLRLYGRTPAGNEAYRARLDELVAQLGLDGVVTFEGGVAESADAYRDAQLGVLSSISEGFPYSLIEAMACGLPAVATGVGGVSEAVDDTGIVVPPRAPELFGQAVLELLGDGDRRRRLGALARERVLGHFTLDGCLDAYRRLYAELRAGTPVRNLHRGARNPCVPVHISLERGDRDELTAALGGADALAQAVDADDVAATLESVGVTDDVAATRFGAPDVFALAERMWSYATMLRRAGRIFHSTPAPPRPPQTPSPQPDGAFTRGLAYVLPAVVVAAATRAGADQVALVAASVLGWGLAQAGGVLAYTTYYRAPKGQGLVALRRGVQASVLLALVTAGAVAAARGPASGVAFALPLLHLVAASVLVLAGRTRLLLALLMPVAVLSAVVVVHPDALGADVVAPAALATVTTTLALVTWCLRGPGGARASAVLERADWVLAVPLALCGWLTAGFALLAVGAVGHLPGFALVGSNHWLVVAAPLWLMVAAGEWLLLSLRRALAVDLEAASGLPAFRSAAARVVGGWLGRGLAGLALAVAAGTAGLAGSSELPWPVASSAAAVFALVAAALFGATVLTAAARIGSVMAAMALAVVALAWVTAGSQNPFGLGDHTVSLGVGGLVAAGLCLRARLVLLDPETHR; from the coding sequence ATGTCGATGACCTTCCCGTCGGTGCTGGAACCGGAGCCAGCCGTGGCGCCGCCGCTACGCCTGGTCCGGCAGGAGAATGTAGGCCGTCCCGACGTGGTGCTGGTCACGGAGGGGACGTACCCGCACGCCCACGGTGGCGTGAGCGTGTGGTGCGACCAGCTGGTGAAGGGCCTGCCCGAGCAGGCGTTCCGGCTGGTGGCGCTGACGGCCTTCGGCTACCAGCGCCCGGTCTGGGACCTGCCGACCCACGCCGAGGACCTGGTGACGGTGGGGCTGTGGGACCGGCGCCGCCGGCGCGTCCGCTCGTCGACCGCGGCGCCGTTGGCCCGGGAGCTGGCGGCGCTGCTGGCCGCTCCGGCCGACGACGTGGCGCGCTTCGGTCGCTTCGTCGACGACGTCGCCGGGCTCGACGGGGCCGAGGTGATGCGGCAGCTGGCCTTCGGGCCCCTGGCGACCGCGCTCGACCAGGAGCTGGACCGCCCTCGGGGCCACGCCGAGGCCATGCGGGGCGCCCGGGCGTCGGACCTGGTGCAGGTGGCCGGGATGCTGGAGCACCTGCTGCGGCCGCTCGGCATCGACCCGGGGCCGGCGCCGGTGTACCACGCCTCGTCGAACGGGCTCGCCGCGCTCGTGTGCCTGGTGGCCCAGCGGCGCCACGGCGCCCGGTTCCTGCTCACCGAGCACGGCATCTACCTGCGGGAGCGCTACCTGGAGCTGCGGCGGCTGCCTATGGCCCGGCCGGCGAAGGCGCTCCTGGTGCGGTTCCACCGGCTGGTCAGCGCGCTGGCCTACGCCGATGCCGACACCGTCGCCCCCGGCAGCGAGTGGAACCGGCGCTGGGAGACCCGCCACGGTGCCCCGTCGTCGCGGGTGCGGCGGGTCTACAACGGCATCGACCCGCGCGAGTTCGCGGGGCGTGACGTCGAGCCCGCCGAGCCGGTGGTGGCCTGGCTGGGGCGCATCGACCCGATCAAGGACCTGGAGACGCTGATCGAGGCGTTCGCCGTGGTCAACAAGGTGCGGCCCGACGCCCGGCTGCGCCTGTACGGGCGCACGCCGGCAGGGAACGAGGCCTACCGGGCCCGGCTCGACGAGCTGGTCGCGCAGCTGGGGCTCGACGGGGTCGTCACGTTCGAGGGCGGTGTCGCCGAGTCGGCCGACGCCTACCGGGACGCCCAGCTGGGGGTGCTGAGCTCGATCTCGGAGGGCTTCCCGTACTCGCTGATCGAGGCCATGGCGTGCGGTCTCCCGGCCGTGGCGACCGGGGTCGGCGGGGTGTCGGAGGCGGTGGACGACACCGGGATCGTCGTGCCGCCCCGGGCGCCCGAGCTGTTCGGCCAGGCGGTGCTGGAGCTGCTGGGCGACGGGGATCGGCGCCGGCGCCTGGGCGCCCTGGCCCGGGAGCGGGTGCTGGGGCACTTCACGCTCGACGGCTGCCTCGACGCCTACCGCCGCCTGTACGCGGAGCTGCGGGCCGGCACCCCCGTCCGAAACTTGCACCGTGGCGCACGGAATCCGTGCGTTCCCGTGCACATCTCGCTGGAGCGCGGGGATCGTGACGAGCTGACCGCGGCGCTGGGCGGGGCCGACGCCCTGGCCCAGGCGGTCGACGCCGACGACGTGGCCGCCACCCTGGAGTCGGTCGGCGTGACCGACGACGTCGCCGCCACCCGGTTCGGCGCCCCCGACGTGTTCGCCCTGGCCGAGCGGATGTGGTCCTACGCCACGATGCTGCGCCGGGCCGGGCGCATCTTCCACAGCACCCCGGCGCCGCCCCGCCCCCCGCAGACGCCGTCGCCCCAGCCGGACGGCGCCTTCACCCGAGGGCTGGCCTACGTGCTGCCGGCGGTGGTGGTGGCGGCGGCGACCCGGGCCGGTGCCGACCAGGTCGCCCTGGTGGCGGCCAGCGTCCTGGGCTGGGGCCTGGCCCAGGCGGGCGGCGTCCTCGCCTACACCACCTACTACCGGGCGCCCAAGGGGCAGGGCCTGGTCGCCCTGCGCCGCGGCGTCCAGGCGTCGGTGCTGCTCGCGCTGGTGACGGCCGGCGCGGTCGCCGCCGCGCGTGGGCCGGCCTCCGGCGTCGCCTTCGCGCTCCCGTTGCTGCACCTCGTCGCCGCCTCCGTGTTGGTGCTGGCCGGCCGCACCCGCCTGCTGCTCGCTCTGCTGATGCCGGTCGCCGTGCTGTCGGCCGTGGTGGTGGTCCACCCCGACGCCCTGGGTGCCGACGTCGTCGCTCCGGCCGCCCTCGCCACCGTCACCACCACCCTGGCCCTGGTCACCTGGTGCCTGCGGGGACCGGGCGGGGCGCGGGCGTCGGCGGTGTTGGAGCGGGCCGACTGGGTGCTGGCGGTGCCGCTGGCGCTGTGCGGCTGGCTGACCGCCGGGTTCGCCCTGCTGGCGGTGGGCGCGGTCGGGCACCTGCCGGGGTTCGCGCTGGTGGGCAGCAACCACTGGCTGGTCGTGGCGGCGCCGCTGTGGCTGATGGTGGCCGCGGGGGAGTGGTTGCTGCTGTCGCTGCGGCGGGCGCTGGCCGTCGATCTCGAAGCCGCTTCCGGGCTGCCCGCCTTCCGTTCCGCTGCCGCTCGGGTGGTCGGCGGCTGGCTGGGGCGGGGACTGGCGGGCCTGGCGTTGGCCGTCGCCGCCGGTACCGCCGGGCTGGCCGGGTCGTCGGAGCTGCCGTGGCCGGTGGCGTCGAGCGCCGCCGCCGTGTTCGCCCTGGTCGCCGCGGCGCTGTTCGGCGCCACCGTGCTGACCGCCGCCGCCCGGATCGGCTCGGTGATGGCCGCGATGGCCCTGGCCGTCGTCGCCCTCGCCTGGGTGACCGCCGGCTCGCAGAACCCCTTCGGCCTGGGCGACCACACGGTCTCGCTGGGCGTCGGCGGCCTGGTCGCCGCCGGGCTGTGCCTGCGGGCCCGCCTCGTCCTGCTCGACCCCGAGACCCACCGCTAA
- a CDS encoding GDP-mannose 4,6-dehydratase, whose amino-acid sequence MLQAVTGADGFVGSHLVEALVRRGQRVRALALYNSQGSWGWLDTLPPDVLDQVEVVLGDVRDTEQMAGFCDEVDTVFHLAALIAIPYSYVAPRSYIETNVAGTLNMLEGVRRAGVRRLVHTSTSEVFGTALRVPIDETHPLQGQSPYSASKIAADTLVESFYRSFGVPAVTLRPFNTYGPRQSARAVIPTVVAQIAAGQRRVTLGALEPTRDFNFVTDTVAAFLAVGSASDDVVGQAFNAGSGREVSIGELVRTIAYVMGVEVEVVADPGRLRPADSEVMRLLADAAKLHEATGWKPATRLEDGLARTADWFREPANLARYRTARYTI is encoded by the coding sequence ATGTTGCAGGCAGTCACCGGCGCCGACGGGTTCGTCGGCTCGCACCTGGTCGAGGCGCTGGTGCGCCGCGGTCAGCGGGTGCGGGCCCTGGCGCTCTACAACTCGCAGGGCTCGTGGGGGTGGCTCGACACCCTGCCGCCCGACGTGCTCGACCAGGTGGAGGTCGTCCTCGGCGACGTCCGCGACACCGAGCAGATGGCCGGTTTCTGCGACGAGGTCGACACCGTGTTCCACCTCGCCGCGCTGATCGCCATCCCGTACTCGTACGTGGCACCCCGGTCGTACATCGAGACCAACGTGGCCGGCACCCTCAACATGCTGGAGGGCGTGCGGCGGGCGGGTGTGCGGCGGCTGGTGCACACGTCGACCTCCGAGGTCTTCGGCACGGCGCTGCGGGTGCCGATCGACGAGACGCACCCGCTGCAGGGCCAGTCGCCGTACTCGGCCTCGAAGATCGCCGCCGACACCCTGGTCGAGTCGTTCTACCGGTCGTTCGGGGTGCCGGCGGTGACGCTGCGGCCGTTCAACACCTACGGCCCCCGCCAGTCGGCCCGGGCGGTGATCCCGACGGTGGTGGCGCAGATCGCCGCCGGACAGCGGCGCGTCACCCTCGGTGCACTGGAGCCGACCCGCGACTTCAACTTCGTGACCGACACGGTGGCCGCGTTCCTGGCGGTCGGGTCGGCTTCGGACGACGTGGTGGGCCAGGCCTTCAACGCCGGCTCGGGGCGCGAGGTGTCGATCGGCGAGCTGGTGCGGACGATCGCCTACGTGATGGGCGTCGAGGTGGAGGTGGTGGCCGACCCGGGCCGCCTGCGTCCGGCCGACTCCGAGGTCATGCGGCTGCTGGCCGACGCCGCCAAGCTGCACGAGGCGACGGGGTGGAAGCCCGCCACCCGGCTGGAGGACGGCCTGGCCCGCACCGCCGACTGGTTCCGCGAGCCCGCCAACCTGGCCCGCTACCGCACCGCCCGCTACACGATCTGA
- a CDS encoding polysaccharide deacetylase family protein — MSIRVRSVVGAAAMVIMATSCGSDGVSSETVPQLPGRVTVPPEEPPVSTGPTVPPVTATTSPPPPTLPPSPYADRLPTFDVARPPAPLQMGLPVDQTQAAHLSRIETADPVAFITIDDGYVRHPEALALIRDSGVPVTLFLISSVAAEDPKFFSDIREQADATIQAHTVTHSRLKGRSYEAQRQEICGSADQLQGLFGTRPTLFRAPGGLQDPNTLAAAHDCGMKAVFFWREAVNDGRVQFQEGTRIQRGDVVLMHFRQTFVDDYLAALQSIKDAGLTPARLEDYLP, encoded by the coding sequence GTGTCGATACGGGTGCGCTCCGTGGTCGGAGCAGCGGCGATGGTGATCATGGCGACGAGCTGCGGCAGCGACGGGGTGTCGAGCGAGACGGTGCCGCAGCTGCCGGGCCGGGTGACGGTGCCCCCCGAGGAGCCGCCGGTGTCGACGGGCCCGACGGTTCCGCCGGTGACGGCCACCACGTCGCCGCCGCCTCCGACGTTGCCGCCCAGCCCGTATGCCGATCGGCTGCCGACGTTCGACGTGGCCCGGCCGCCGGCGCCGCTGCAGATGGGCCTGCCGGTCGACCAGACGCAGGCCGCCCACCTCAGCCGCATCGAGACCGCCGACCCGGTGGCGTTCATCACCATCGACGACGGCTACGTCCGCCACCCCGAGGCGCTCGCCCTCATCCGCGACTCGGGCGTGCCGGTCACGCTGTTCCTCATCTCGTCGGTCGCGGCCGAGGACCCGAAGTTCTTCAGCGACATCCGCGAGCAGGCCGACGCCACGATCCAGGCGCACACCGTCACCCACTCCCGCCTCAAGGGGCGTTCCTACGAGGCCCAGCGGCAGGAGATCTGCGGCTCGGCGGACCAGCTGCAGGGGTTGTTCGGCACCCGCCCCACGCTGTTCCGGGCGCCGGGCGGCCTGCAGGACCCCAACACCCTCGCCGCCGCCCACGACTGCGGCATGAAGGCCGTGTTCTTCTGGCGGGAGGCGGTGAACGACGGCCGGGTGCAGTTCCAGGAGGGCACCCGTATCCAGCGCGGCGACGTCGTCCTCATGCACTTCCGCCAGACCTTCGTCGACGACTACCTCGCCGCCCTCCAGTCCATCAAGGACGCCGGCCTCACCCCCGCCCGCCTCGAGGACTACCTCCCCTGA
- a CDS encoding maleylpyruvate isomerase family mycothiol-dependent enzyme has product MEHDERVEAAERELGALLRAVGDDDLRVAVPTCPGWTVLDLAHHVGEFLGFWAHVLCEGTGREKTDHAPPPDADVTPAWLSAAGADMVDQLRHTPAATPVWTWFEPDQTAGFVARRIASELAIHRYDAQSARGTCTPIDAALAIEGIDETLEALVTTRPRTGVPTGQTMHLHGTDEGLAPGLGAEWLVTLLPDRIDVTRTHAKGDLALRGAVSDLELLLYNRPPLGPIESFGDASVIDLWYGEFVF; this is encoded by the coding sequence GTGGAACACGACGAGCGTGTCGAGGCGGCGGAACGGGAGCTCGGAGCGTTGCTGCGGGCCGTGGGCGACGACGACCTGAGGGTGGCCGTGCCGACGTGCCCGGGCTGGACGGTGCTGGACCTGGCGCACCACGTCGGCGAGTTCCTCGGGTTCTGGGCCCACGTGCTGTGCGAGGGCACCGGCCGGGAGAAGACCGACCACGCCCCACCGCCCGACGCCGACGTGACCCCCGCCTGGCTGTCGGCTGCCGGCGCCGACATGGTCGACCAGCTGCGCCACACCCCGGCCGCCACCCCGGTGTGGACCTGGTTCGAACCCGACCAGACCGCCGGCTTCGTCGCCCGCCGCATCGCCAGCGAGCTGGCCATCCACCGCTACGACGCCCAGTCGGCCCGGGGCACCTGCACGCCCATCGACGCCGCTCTGGCGATCGAGGGCATCGACGAGACCCTCGAAGCGCTCGTCACCACCCGCCCCCGCACCGGCGTCCCCACCGGACAGACCATGCACCTGCACGGCACCGACGAGGGCCTCGCCCCGGGTCTCGGTGCCGAGTGGCTGGTCACCCTCCTGCCCGACCGCATCGATGTCACCCGCACCCACGCCAAGGGCGACTTGGCGCTCCGGGGCGCCGTGTCCGACCTGGAGCTCCTCCTCTACAACCGGCCGCCGCTCGGCCCGATCGAGAGCTTCGGCGACGCGTCCGTCATCGATCTCTGGTACGGAGAGTTCGTCTTCTGA
- a CDS encoding GGDEF domain-containing protein, with amino-acid sequence MTTRQLGAWLGAALAWLATVILLDSTGVLSEDAAIVVDNFAQQTAGIAAAVLCFVMARSTYGPERNWRLLMGVGMVGWSIGQAIWSYGQIFSDTPLPSPGPADIGYLAMPVFALPALLSLAVAHPQPAAAVGRGRAQLVFVLDGLIVVGSLFVVTWATALGAVVHQGAPNTGSFLVAIAYPSTDLILVVIVVLLAVTRRVPQHLRKQLWLLGSGLVSISASDSIFAYIVSTGRETMPPATNFGFIIGPLLIAIAALVPADGPPHLGNRRADVRVDRAHLFLPYALVVLMASTVVVQNLLDGNIDAVERWAVAGVTGMVLLRQLVTLVENQALLERVTATQAELAYRAQHDPLTGLANRSLFGERLVGAMTRHRDQGRPYSLVLVDLDDFKAINDSYGHTTGDRLLRAVGDRLRGCVRTADTVARLGGDEFAVVLEGTLDTPATVSDRILTSMSEPFMIDGLMLRIGASLGLVESTGDELDLTADVLMRRADGALYVGKARGKGRAVHYRPELLAEIPPDRIQPARR; translated from the coding sequence ATGACGACGAGACAGCTGGGGGCGTGGCTCGGCGCCGCGCTGGCGTGGCTTGCAACGGTCATCCTGCTGGACAGCACCGGGGTCCTCTCCGAGGACGCCGCCATCGTCGTCGACAACTTCGCCCAGCAGACGGCCGGGATCGCGGCGGCGGTGCTGTGCTTCGTCATGGCCCGGTCGACCTACGGCCCGGAGCGCAACTGGCGCCTGCTGATGGGCGTCGGCATGGTCGGCTGGTCGATCGGTCAGGCGATCTGGTCGTACGGGCAGATCTTCTCGGACACGCCCCTCCCGTCGCCGGGGCCGGCCGACATCGGCTACCTGGCGATGCCGGTGTTCGCCCTGCCGGCGCTGCTCTCGCTGGCCGTCGCCCACCCCCAACCCGCGGCGGCCGTCGGGCGGGGGCGTGCCCAGCTCGTGTTCGTGCTCGACGGGCTGATCGTGGTGGGCTCGCTGTTCGTCGTCACGTGGGCGACGGCGCTGGGCGCGGTGGTGCACCAGGGGGCGCCCAACACCGGGTCGTTCCTGGTGGCGATCGCCTACCCGTCCACCGACCTCATCCTGGTGGTGATCGTTGTGCTGCTGGCGGTGACCCGCCGGGTGCCGCAGCACTTGCGCAAGCAGCTGTGGCTCCTGGGGTCGGGGCTCGTCAGCATCTCGGCGTCCGACAGCATCTTCGCCTACATCGTGAGCACCGGTAGGGAGACCATGCCGCCGGCGACGAACTTCGGCTTCATCATCGGGCCCCTGCTCATCGCCATCGCCGCCCTCGTGCCCGCCGACGGCCCGCCGCACCTCGGCAACCGCCGCGCCGACGTGCGGGTCGACCGGGCCCACCTCTTCCTGCCGTACGCCCTGGTGGTGCTGATGGCCAGCACCGTGGTGGTCCAGAACCTGCTGGACGGCAACATCGACGCCGTCGAGCGCTGGGCGGTGGCGGGCGTGACCGGGATGGTGCTGCTGCGCCAGCTCGTCACGCTGGTGGAGAACCAGGCACTGCTCGAGCGGGTGACGGCCACGCAGGCCGAGCTGGCCTACCGCGCCCAGCACGACCCGCTCACCGGGCTGGCGAACCGGTCGCTGTTCGGCGAGCGCCTGGTGGGGGCCATGACCCGCCACCGCGACCAGGGGCGGCCCTACTCGTTGGTGCTGGTCGACCTCGACGACTTCAAGGCCATCAACGACAGCTACGGCCACACCACCGGCGACCGGCTGCTGCGGGCGGTCGGCGACCGGTTGCGCGGCTGCGTCCGCACCGCCGACACCGTCGCCCGCCTGGGCGGCGACGAGTTCGCCGTCGTCCTGGAGGGCACGCTGGACACGCCGGCGACCGTGAGCGACCGCATCCTCACGTCGATGAGCGAGCCGTTCATGATCGACGGGTTGATGCTGCGGATCGGCGCCAGCCTCGGTCTGGTCGAGTCGACCGGCGACGAGCTGGACCTCACCGCCGACGTGCTGATGCGCCGGGCCGACGGGGCGCTCTACGTCGGCAAGGCCCGCGGCAAGGGCCGGGCGGTGCACTACCGCCCGGAGCTCCTCGCCGAGATCCCCCCGGACCGGATCCAACCGGCCCGCCGCTGA